TACAAATTGTGCGTTAGGGCTGAGCCAACGTATTCACAGTCAGTCATATCGTGTTGTGTTTCATAACAATCGTAACAGAAGGTAACTTCACGCCTGTGTCGCCTCGCGAGATGTCAATGCTCGATAACTACCTAGATGTTCTAATTCATACTATTCAcactatactaatatataatacCCTATAACGGCGACCAGCGACCAAATACCAAGAGAAGGGCAGCAATAGTTATCCCCAGAACATTCAGACACTTTCTATCCTATGTGGTTAAAGTAGAATTTGTGAGGTTTTATGAAACACTTCTTAAGGAGCGTTTTATTAAGGACTCTATATACAAAAATCTATTGGTGtacgttagtctcgctaaaactcgagaacgtcTGGACCAATAAATTGTttatggaagtccagggaagggtAAAAAAAATGCTTGTGGTGGTACGTAGTTTGCCGGGTCACCTAGATAGaatctttaataaaaacacttatgttcagcagttcacgtaatcctactaataataatataccattTTTGTTTGCAGGATGGTTCGTACCTAGCGGAGTTTTTAATAGAGAAGGGTTATGAGGTGCACGGCATCCTCCGGCGGTCGTCGTCGTTCAACACGGGCCGGATCCAGCACCTGTACGGCAAGCCGGCGTGCCACACCGGCGGCCGCATGCACCTGCACTACGGAGACCTCACTGACACCACCTGTCTCATCAGTATTATTACTAAAGTAAGTTGTACATTAAATTGATTCTTATAATGAACTATTTTAGTAGGGTTCGGTCTCTAGTAATATTACTCACTGTTTGAGTTGGAGAGGAGTTGATTATTGGGGAACGATACACGGAAATATCTTACTTTTCATAAGTACATATATTCAATTAGTAAAACTGAGTGACAATTTGTTGACGAATGACATAGAACAAAaaacaaagacaaaaataatcCTTTAGATAGGTTTCAATCGTCAACACTCACACAGGTAAATCTCAATACAAGGGTTGTTTTATGtcgattttctgtaaggccgtggtatcactctggtcgagccgtcccattcgtgctgaagttGCCGTGGTTCTCCCATTTGAATGGGATCTCAGAGGAGTATAATAATACGTACTTAGTTAGCACGATTTTGAGAATAATTTTCAGACTCCCACTGGGAAATACAAACAGATTTGAAAGATTCcgtttaattagaaaaaaatatgcaattttTCTAGTAAAATAGTTAAAACCGACGCGGcagtttactatattttattgatagtaatttaaaacttattttataagtaaatttGCATGTAATATTGAGTAGCGTCAACCCTATTTCAACTAATAGAGATACATTTTACATCAGAAAATGTTTCAGAACAATTTGAAACAAGGTCAAAACACAATAGGCCTAATTGCATGGCGATTGGTTGATAAATACCGTTGCATAACGCCTCCATACACGAACTGAAGGCATGCATATTCATTGTACCGCCAGGTCGAACTGCCTACTGCCAGGTAGCCTAACGACCGAAATTATTATCTAACCGATTTTAAACcaatctttggatcgatctcTGTTTTTGATCATTTCACAAACTGatcttaaatgaaaaaaattggATTCAAAAcgatttattaaaaagatatgTCAAACATACAACCATAGTACACACAACATATAACCATAGTGACGCCACTTAGCATGGCCCTTAGCATTTCTCACATAATGAtaaaattttgaagtttttcAATTTCAGATTTTTCCGTAATATTACGGATTACTTTAGATTAGAATACGTACATTAAGCTCTGTCTAGCCTATGGAGAACTAACCGGATGAAGTTAGGTTTTACAAACATtcgataaaataatgaaattagctGTAGGTACGTTACTGTGATGACACAAATTGTTTCATATTCAATgctacaatacatttttgtaaaatactagTGCACAAATCTTTGGGCAAACGAATTTTATCTTCAGTCAAACATTTCCACAAGCAAGAAACAAGGTATTGTCATTAAGATGTTCTAGATAGCCAGTTTATAATGTGCAGTAAAGATTAGTTAGTAATCGTTAAGTGCACTACATGTTGACGATTGTGGTGGAACCTTGTAACGTCATGAACCTAATTACAGTAAACCGAAAGAATCTCATCGAAATACAAAACTTATACAAAAGATACAGATCTCAAATCGCATCCCTGAgttaggtaaaatattattgggaTTTTCTTTTCTGAAATTCTCGACAATTTTACCGTGATGAACATCTTCACTGTCACATTCTTTTGCCCCTGCTTCACAGAATTCAATTGTAAAATGAACTATCACATGCAGTATTTCCGAATGAAAACGAACCTCCGACCTTTCAAAAAAAAGGTCTCAGCACAATATGGGATCGTTGCCCTTCCTATAAGGAATACGTCACCGTATCAGCCATTTCGAGCCGTGATAATATGactattattgttatattattatgtaccatTGAACATTTCCTAACTCTTACAGATACGTCCCAGAGAGATTTATAACTGGGAGCGCAGTCCCATGTCAAAGGCTCCTTCGAGCTCAGTGAGTACACGGCGCAGGTGGATGCCCTCGGCACTCTGAGGTTGTTGGAGGCGGTGAGGGCGGTGGCCTGGCCGACCAGGATATACAGGTCTACCTCAGAATTATATGGAAAGGTCGTCGAAGTACCCCAAACTGAAAAGACTCCTTTCTATCCCAGATTTCCTTATGGTAAgtcttttgtaatttttttcttgctattttctTTTTCCTCTTCATCAAGTGCTATGGCTATGATAGCCAACTCACGTATTGTAAACCAAGACATAACCGTGCGCTACACTTAACGTTTGGATTCAAACTGATCTGGTGCCAACCAGGTCAGCCGGCGGCGAGGCATACCAgcgcggtgtcgcctagccaATAGCatagttgacgtacaggcgctgctgatacgctttcgtttcgtgcatacggtaggttgacgcctggttgacagcgaggcaaaaggcgttacggttacgatccctttccgatcccatatgtgtgctgagacctaaAATCATACTATGCATATGCTTAAAAGttcggcaacgcatttgtaactcagGTGTGTTTAATTGCCCTTCCTATAGAAACTGTACAGAaaaatcgaaagtatttgtgGCATGTAATCTATAAAAACTACGTGTCAgccaaacatttaaaaataatctagctGTGATAATCTATTgttgttatatgtattattatgtaccaTTGAAAATTTCCTAATCTCCTACAGATACGTCCCAGAGAGATTTATAACCTGGGAGCGCAGTCCCATGTCAAAGTTTCCTTCGAGCTCAGTGAGTACACGGCACAGGTGGATGCCCTCGGCACTCTGAGGTTGTTGGAGGCGGTGAGGGCGGCTGGCCTGGCCAAGGAAACCAGGATATACCAGGCGTCTACCTCAGAATTATATGGAAAGGTCGTCGAAGTACCCCAAACTGAAAAGACTCCGTTCTATCCCAGATCGCCTTATGGTAAgtgttttgtaattgtttgtttatatattaccagaggcccaattacccccttcccaatattcccaatccccgatttcccaacaacccttaaattcctaaaacccaaaatgccggcaaagCAATTGTAACGccgtttaaatataaaacgtgttctataaaaaaaaaaaaatatgattgtatTGTTCTTCATCTTAATCTTATTTGTAACGTACAAACGTCGAGAAATAGTGTTacccaatagggatgatgacgcggtatgaaaattataaatctattatatttagtccatcaattaggcaatgaaaaaatattagacacggattttgtcatataagataacaatacttagataaaacgaatcaaagtttccCAGTGAGGGCAAATACGTCATTGCTacgtataaaaagtacctagaagtgacgtcacgcgatatttcaaatcgatatatcttcgaaagtatttgtttctgtaagtcaataaaaaatacgtgtcccatatttaaaaataatccacATAACggacttaaaataaaaattacttatctaCTCTATGATATAATCGaaagtaggtaattaattatttttgtaactgaCTTGAATACATGAATTAATAAGTAAAGtaccaataattattttatcaatgttCCGCCTTACACCACCTAATTAGgtttatagtaatattattaagtgGGCAGATAATAGTAGCGTACGTTTTGCACTATCGGTGAATCTGAACGATTATAATATTCAGTCTACATCATTTGACTGTTACGGATATTAATAAAGAAGATTAAATTGATGTTatcaattttactttaaataattttatatttgatgcTATCGAATTATGATTATGTATGTCCGTGTTATGGTGCGATTCTAGTTAAGCTTTTTCACTTAaactctttctttctttctttctttcattttctAATTTTTCGGCCTTCTTCCTTTTCTTTTCGTCTCTTATGTATTTTCATATCCTTATTTATCAGACTATCCATTAAACTTaaatcacataatttcacaaaaGGGTCATTCTCTATTAGACGGCCGTCATAATCATATAAGTAGATGGCGTTGTATAACTGTTGTTCTATTCTGCCCTCCATTCCCTCGAAAAATATGATGTTGTGTAAGTACGGAGTGTAGAATTGTACCCGGTGCTCGGTGTAAACAACCGCGCGTCCAATGACAATGGAACTATTAACGTAATTGTGACATTGGAACCACCGAGCTTCATGTTACTTCCAATTTACTAGGAAAAggcataacataacaataacctTTATACATTTTTGAAATGAATCGCTTAATATGTTGCTCAGCCCAAATCTCGAGAATAGCTAAACCGATGTCGCTAATCCTTTTAACAATATTTCTAAGGCTAAACAAAGTTTGTGGAGTCggttaataatgtaataatgcaATATCAATGTTAATTTAACTATCCCCTAGTTTTCTGCTGGTGTACCTCCGTTACCTGTAGGCACATTCCATCAATGtatatgaataattaattttccgTTTGTGGCTTCACCTGTTTTCAGTCCCGATTCTGTGAAATTGAAATACAGAACAGACGGTTACTCCCTGAAAAGTAAACTTTACAATTAATGATGaaacaatttttcaaatcggttcAGCAGTTTTGGAGCCGAAACACGCATGGTTTTtccactttataaataaaaaatcttatttcttCTAGCATGCGCGAAGCTATACGGTTATTGGATAGTGGTAAACTACAGAGAAGCGTACGGCATGTTCGCATGTAATGGTCTGCTCTTCAACCACGAAAGTCCAAGGAGAGGTGAGAACTTCGTGACCAGGAAGATCACGCGAGGAGTCGCCAAGATCACCCTGGGGCTGATGGAGTATCTGGAACTTGGTAACCTGGACAGCAAGAGAGATTGGGGACACGCCAAAGATTATATTGAAGTAAGTCTTTTCATATATCTATTTAAACACAGGTTAATATGAAATgacgtttatttatttgcatgaaTTGTAATTACAGGtggttaattattttatcagctTCACAGACAGTTCGCTAATATTAGCATACGAAATTATTGAGTCtcaaaaaatttaatagaaTCAATTAGGAATGTCACTATTTAATACATGAGTGTCAAGCGTTGctcaatttatataatattaagaatGTTATGAATCTTTAAGATTAAGATACtcatttatgaaataaaatgttttatcgaGGATTCTTTTGAATAGATATGTGATTAGATTTTAGATTGTTTTGGTATGGTGTGTAAAATAAGCTATAATAGAATTCGGAATTCATTTAGATAAGTAGTAAGTACAGCAAATCAGATTGCCAAACCCGGATTAGGTAGGGCCGACAGTTTGGTTAGACAGTTAGTCTCTTTATAgataatgtgtttgtgtttacaaatcagcatctacgacacaggagatcaAATTAGTGTGGGGTTATAAAGAAAACTATGGTATTTCTAGgctatgactgcctcgttggctgagtggtcgcaagtgtgactgccgggcaaggggtctcgggttcgattcccgggtcgggcgaagtattactggttttttttcggttttaaacaatttctctgtggtagcacggagtctggaaatgtgcccggtatacggcaataggctcaccacctattacatgggacttacaacatacattgtgaaatgtgggtgtacattggcattatgtgccataatgtgcacctctgcctacgccttcggggattaaaggcgtgacgttataaaaaaaatattaaaaaaattctaGGCTATGTGGCTGATGCTGCAGCAGAAGGAGCCGGAGGACTTCGTGGTGGCGACGGGCGAGGCGCACAGCGTGCGGGAGTTCGTGGAGCGCGCCTTCAAGTGCGTGGGCCGGGACGTCGCGTGGCGCGGCGCCGGCGAGGCAGAGACCGGCCACGACGCGCACACCGACCAACTGCTGGTCAAGATCAACCCCAAGTACTTCAGGCCTACTGAAGTGGTGAGTCTTTGTGGATATTATGACATACATCAACAATAtgaatgttgtttttattcctATGAAAGTGAAGGTGATTTAGTTTTTAAAGGTGACTGGTGTAGTCTAGtttgaatgtaaaaataatacttaaaaataaatacaaaaatgtaagaAAACTTCAGCCTCacaatttttttaccaaattacCATTCCACTAAGAATGTATTTTAAgaatgtgttttatttcttgttttactGCAAACTACGGTAAGTTTAATAAAGTTTGTGATAAAACGGCCACTTCAATTAactgataattttataataaaactagttGCCGGTTCTAGTGGCTGATAAAACACTAAAACACTTTAAAATTGTATAGGACAATGCACCCACTTTCGATAGCAGGATTATTTATTACCAACATGCTACATTCAGCATATATATTAAAAGGAGGCTATGTATTATTCTAGACTATATACCTACTCCTGttacaaatttcatcctgatcccttaagccattttgacgtgattgagtaacaaacatacacaagataggttttactgccgtactcagaaacaattaattgtttttggaacaaattcgttactaaggaatactttaagtaatcatcaaatgtaACTTAagtaatgactgcacggttggcgcggtgactggcaactggcgggttcgattcccgcacggagcaactctttgtgtgatccacaaattgttgtttcgggtctggatgttatgtgtatgtgaagttgtatgtttgtaaacgcacccacgacacaggagaaaatcctagggtgggcaatgtttaaaaaatgtctctgagtacgactgcacggttggtacggtggctgggcaactggctgccgcgcaacgggtagtgggttcgattcccgcacggagcaactctttgtgtgatccacaaattgttgtttcgggtctgggtgtcatgtgtatgtgaacttgtatgtttgtaaacgcacccacgacacagaagaaaatcctagtgtgggggcaacgtttaaaGAAAAGTCTCTGAGTACGTCAGTTAAAGGAGAAGATATTTTACTATAGTTattgaaacttaaatattttccttCC
This genomic interval from Spodoptera frugiperda isolate SF20-4 chromosome 6, AGI-APGP_CSIRO_Sfru_2.0, whole genome shotgun sequence contains the following:
- the LOC118267642 gene encoding GDP-mannose 4,6 dehydratase, with amino-acid sequence MSGEGSSVANNNKKVALITGITGQDGSYLAEFLIEKGYEVHGILRRSSSFNTGRIQHLYGKPACHTGGRMHLHYGDLTDTTCLISIITKIRPREIYNLGAQSHVKVSFELSEYTAQVDALGTLRLLEAVRAAGLAKETRIYQASTSELYGKVVEVPQTEKTPFYPRSPYACAKLYGYWIVVNYREAYGMFACNGLLFNHESPRRGENFVTRKITRGVAKITLGLMEYLELGNLDSKRDWGHAKDYIEAMWLMLQQKEPEDFVVATGEAHSVREFVERAFKCVGRDVAWRGAGEAETGHDAHTDQLLVKINPKYFRPTEVDLLLGDPSKAKAKLGWTPRVSFDQLVKDMVEADLELMKRNPEA